gcgTGGAGCTACtttcaagcagcgcaacccgaggcatgctcagtttggtagttatgcagaccaaggtgcgctgagatgggtgtggcgccgcagcagggggaggtgtcgacggatccagcttggcgctgtgacagtttcgtgccaaaaggcttcgccgaaggtgcgctaaaagctcaccagctgaaaccaggtctactgtcaacgtaggtggagcgcagccggtgtaagccgaagtttgactgaccggcggacagtgcgcacacgtcaccaaaacctcacaggcaggtttccagaatatcaggcacattaataatgcaataaatacccaaaaaaacactattcaatgcaactatctgcaatcagcacataaatgtatctttatatcgactgtcccgtcacatgtgatgtcagatcaaaggggattggcaccgtttggcacatTTGGCatgcgtaatggaaacccaacttgatttgattaacacagctgcaaactaatgagttcacatccctctcagccaaccacaaacagccacagcatcagatagggaatATATATTCAGcttctgtcatcttagaaaagtcaaaagaaaagaaacagagtgagactgcgagagaggaggagagagcgcACGCGCACGTGCACGAGCACGAGCACGAGCACGAGAGAAAtgctgtcaacaaattgtaagTTATGCTAGGTGTCTTAAGGGTTTACATGCTTCATGTGATTGTctatacaaatgttaaaatgttcttgcTTAACGGGATCTACGAAGATGGAGTACATTATTGTGAGGAGGAGGACTTACGCTGAGAGGGTTTACCGTCAAAGGACATCCTATTTGGGCATGACAGAGCTGGAATGCAGGTGGGCCACACGAATAATGACTGGAATACCGCCGTGTCCAATGTAATTGTCATTTCATGTCGTACTCTTTTGTCATTACACAGGAACAAATTACATGTACCCCGCGAGGTGGTCCAAGTGGTGACGCGCATCGTGGCCTCTGATGCGCACCCTGGTGGCACCTGTGCTCTCCCTGTTGCTGTAAAGGTGACGGTGGCTCTGACCTTCTTCGCCACTGGGTCTTTCCAGCACACCGTGGCCACGGTGGCGGGGATCAGTCAGAGAGCTGTCAGTTCGGCTATACATGCAGTGACGTCTAGTCTAGTCCGACATGCAAATGAGCACATAATTTTTCCATCCACACCTGAGAGCCAGCTGGAAACGAAGCAAGGTTTCTTGTTGAAATGTGGATTCCCTGGGGTACTGGGAGCAATCGACTGCACACGTGTACAGTTGCGCGCCCCAGATACCCAAGCCATCACTTATGTGAACCGTAAGGGAGTACACTCCATTAATatccaggggcctcatttataaaagagtgcttaggattcatactaaaagttgacgcgcgcccaaaagctgaaaatggcgtgcgccaaaaaataatctgatttataaaaccgtgccTACTTCACACCTGCAAGCACTTTtccctttataaatcacagtCCACCTGGAAGATTGCACAGGTGGATTCACCTCACATCCCGCCCTCTACACACCCACATTTTTCCATGAATGGTCAATGCAAAGTACCTCATGAATGTTTTTGCATATAAATAAGCCTGCTGAtcaatggcattttacactcAATCATGGCAGAGAAAACAAGGAAGAGAAATTTCACGGAGACCAAAATAGATGTGCTTGTGGGTGAGGTGGAGGCcagaaaaattattttatttggtggTCACAGTAGTGgcatcactaataaaagaaaaatgagtgAGTGGCAGCACGTCGTCACCGCTGTAAATAGTGTGAGTGCCACAGAGCGATCTGTGGCAGAGGTGAAAAAGAAGTGGTTGGATCTGAAGGTGGAAGCCAAGAGGAGAGTGGCATGGCACCGTCACAGCGTGTCTGCTACAGGTGGGGGCAAGGGCACACCCGAGCCCACACCGCTGGACACCAAAATCGCCTCCATCCTTGGGACGGCCAGCGTGTGTGGCATAGTGTCGGAGAAGGAAGGAGACACAGATTTGGCAGAGACCACAGAGGAGACCGGTAAAGTACAGTTTAATCTGTTtattaaatgtataaattaaatattttaacagaGACTTCTGAAAAGGCAGTGGACTTACGTGTTGTGTCCTCAGTCACTCTAGAGTTGGAAGCAGTGGGTGACGAGGAGGTTCCGGGCACGGCGTGTCCTGGCACCGTGGCTGAAGGCCTGGCTGTCCCCAGCACCAGTGCGCCCAGCACCAAAGTGGCCCGAGCGCATGGCGCACCTGGAGGTGGCCGGGTCCTGACCGACACTGTCCTGCAAACACAAAGGGACACCATCAGTGCAGTAAATGAAATTAGAGACGAACTCCAACAAATACGTGCAGTGATGAGTAACGTGTGATGTTATGTCTGACATTGCCAGCTCCATTAAAGatcttgttaaaaaatgaaacatacttGCTGTCTTATTGCAAACACCGCAAGACACCTTCACGGAGCCTTGCTCCCTGTTGAAACTCCTCATGTCGGGGAGGTGGTTGTGGGTCGGGGTCCTCATGGTGTGGGGGAGGGAGGCCAGGCGGGAGGGGAATGGCGTCCCTCATTGCAACGTTGTGCAGAACTCCACAAGCCCTAATAATTTTACACACCTTTGTAGGGTGATAGAGCAGTCTGCCCCCTGAGGCATCTAAACACCTCCACCGATTTTTGAGGAGGCCGATGGCTCGCTCCACAATAGAGCGCGCACGAGAGTGGGCCACATTAAAGCGCACCTCCTCTGCGCTCTGTGGGTTGATGAAAGGTGTGAGGAGCCAGCACCTTAGGGGGTAGCCACTGTCACCTGCAAGGTATAACAGAAGAGTAAttataaatcaggcttt
The sequence above is drawn from the Epinephelus moara isolate mb chromosome 12, YSFRI_EMoa_1.0, whole genome shotgun sequence genome and encodes:
- the LOC126399095 gene encoding putative nuclease HARBI1, which translates into the protein MLKCSCLTGSTKMEYIIVRRRTYAERVYRQRTSYLGMTELECRNKLHVPREVVQVVTRIVASDAHPGGTCALPVAVKVTVALTFFATGSFQHTVATVAGISQRAVSSAIHAVTSSLVRHANEHIIFPSTPESQLETKQGFLLKCGFPGVLGAIDCTRVQLRAPDTQAITYVNRKGVHSINIQGPHL